Genomic DNA from Frondihabitans sp. PAMC 28766:
CGACTTTGACCAGGGCCTCGACGACCCGCTGCTGGTTGCGCTTGCGGAGGGAGGTCTGCGAGCCGGGGCTCTGCGCGCGGGCTTGTGGCCGCGTTTCGGGGCTCTGCCGCCGGCCCGTCATTGGGCCTTGGGGATTTGACACGCTCGAATCATTACCTCCCGAACGAGTGTCGTCAAGAGGTTAACGCAAACCGTGACCTTGGATCAGAGGTCGGCGCCGACCCAGTCGCCGGTCGCCAGGTAGGCCACCTTCTTGGCGATCGAGACCGCGTGGTCGGCGAAGCGCTCGTGGTACCGGCTGGCGAGCGTGGCGTCGACGGTGTCGGCCGGGGCGCCCTTCCAGGTCTCGCCGAGCACCTTGTCGAACACGCTCAGGTGCAGCTCGTCGATGCGGTCGTCGTCGTTGCGGATCTCCTCGGCGAGGGCGATGTCCTCCGTCGTCAGCAGCGTGATCAGCTTCTGGGCGATCTGCACGTCGAGCTGGCCCATCTCGGTGAACGTGGGGCGCAGCGACTTCGGCACGACCTTCTCGGGGAATCGGTAGCGGGCGAGCTGGGCGATGTGCTCGGCGAAGTCGCCCATGCGCTCGAGCGAGGCGCTGATGCGCAGGGCGCTGACCACGATGCGCAGGTCGCGTGCCACGGGGTTCTGTCGGGCCAGGATGTCGATGGCGAGCTCGTCGAGGGCGACGGCGCGCGCGTCGATGCGGTCGTCGTTGGCGATCACCAGCTCGGCGAGGTTGACGTCGGAATCGTGGAAGGCCTTGGTGGCGTTCTCGATCGACGCAGCCACGAGCGTCGCGATCTCGACGAGCCGCTCCTGTACCTCTTGGAGCTCCAGCTGGAATACCTCGCGCATTGTTGTGGTGACCCTCCTGGCCTCAGGTACATGTCTGCAATGGGCAGACCTTTGCCCACGCAGTGTGAGTGAGCCTCTCCCGGAAAGGTTAACGCCCGGTGATGCCCAAGAGAACTCTTGCCGATCCGCCTGGACGAAAACGCTCCCGGCACTGGCGGTCCACCTGCCGTTCACTAGCCTGAGTGGCATGCACAACCCCTGGCTGGTGCCGCTTTCGCTGGCATTCGGCATCGTCGTCGGCGCGGGCCTCGTGCTCCTCGTCGTCCTGGCGGTCGACCGGGGCCGACGGGCCCGAGCCCTCAGCGACGTCTCACTGCCCGACGGCGTCGGCGCGGTGCTCGAGACTCTCGACTCCGCCGGCTTCGTGGTCGACCCGTCGAACAACGTGCAGAAGGCATCGGCGATGGCGCTCGCGAACGGTCTCGTGCTGGGTCAGCACGTGGTGCACCCCGAGATGGTCGACCTCATCGAGCGTGCCCGCGATGCCGAGCACCCGGTCGAAGAGCAGCTGCTTCTGGCGCGCTCCCTGAGGCAGGAGACCGACCTCAGGATGCGGGTGCGCGCCTCGCGCCTCGGCAACCGCTACGTGATCGTGCTGGCCGAGGATCACACCGAGTCGCATCGGCTCGAAGAGGTGCGGCGCGACTTCGTCGCCAACATCAGCCATGAGCTCAAGACGCCGATCGGGGCTGTCGGCCTGCTCGCCGAGGCTCTCGAATCGGCCGCCGACGACCCCGATCAGGTGCGCTATTTCGCGGGGAGCCTCACCCGCGAGTCCCTGCGCCTCGGCCGCCTCACGCAGGACATCATCGAGCTGTCCCGCCTCCAGTCGGCCGACCCTCTCGACGGCCCCGAACTCGTCGACGTGCGCCACGTGATCCGGTCCGCCGTCGAGCGCAACCGGGTCGAAGCCGAGGCCCGAGGCATCGAGATCGTCACCCGCGGGGGCAAACACGCGGCCGTCGTCGGCGATCAGGACATGCTTTCGGTCGCCGTCCACAACCTCGTCGCCAATGCCGTCCAGTATTCACCGGACGGATCGCGAATCGGCATCGGTGCGACCGTCACCGACAAGGGCGTCGTCGAGATCGCCGTGACCGATCAGGGCGACGGCATCGCCGAGTCCGACCGTGAGCGCATCTTCGAGCGGTTCTACCGCGTCGACCCCGCTCGATCCAGGCGCACGGGTGGCACGGGCTTGGGGCTCGCCATCGTGAAGCACATCGTGCAGAACCACGGCGGCGACATCCGGCTCTGGTCGCAGCTCGGCTCCGGTTCGACTTTCACCATCCGCCTTCCCGAGGCCTCCCAGGCCACGGTCCCCGTCCGAGGAGAAGCACAACCATGACCCGAATTCTGATCGTCGAAGACGAGGAGTCCCTGTCCGAGCCTCTCGCGTTCATCCTCGAGCGCGAGGGCTACCAGGTCGCTGTGGCCGACGACGGCCCCAAGGCCCTCTCGTCGTTCGATCGGGACGGCGCCGATCTGGTGCTGCTCGACCTCATGCTGCCGGGGCTACCTGGCACCGAGGTGTGCCGCGAGCTGCGCAGCCGTTCGCAGGTGCCCATCGTGATGTTGACCGCGAAGGACAGCGAGGTGGACATCGTCGTCGGGCTCGAGCTCGGCGCCGACGACTACGTCACGAAGCCGTACTCGACCCGCGAGCTGCTCGCCCGGATCCGGGCCGTGCTGAGGCGCCGCGTTGACCTCGAAGAGCTGAGCGACGCGATCCTGACCGCGGGGGAGATCTCGATGGACGTCGAACGGCATGTCGTGACCGTCCGAGGGCGCGACATCGCCATGCCGCTGAAGGAGTTCGAGCTGCTCGAGCTGTTGATGCGCAATGCCGGCCGGGTGCTGACCCGCGGTCAGCTGATCGACAGGGTGTGGGGCTCCGACTACTTCGGCGACACCAAGACGCTCGACGTGCACATCAAGCGCATCCGCTCGAAGATCGAGGCGGTGCCCTCCGAGCCCGTCGCTCTCGTCACCGTGCGCGGTCTCGGCTACCGCATCGAGGCCTGACCGCCCTGCCGACGGAACTGACCCACCCATCGACAGTGAAGGGCCCCGACCGGAGTGCGGTCGGGGCCCTTCGTCGTCGCGCGCGAGTCGGCTCAGCCGGCGGGCGTCGTCGGCGCGTTGAACGGGATCGTGGAGGCGCCGTCGGTCGGCGTGCTCGAGACGGTCGGGCTCGGCTGCAGCGTCGCGTACATCTTGAAGCTGCCGTTGAGCACGGGCACCTTGATGCTCTTGCCGGTCGCACTGCCGTACTGCACGAAGATCTTGGCGAGGGCCCCGGGCTTGGCCTCGAGGTTCGTCAGGATGATCTGCTCGTCGCCGTTCTGCGTGCCGCGGCGCACGAGCGTGTTGCCGGGCACCGTGACCGAGGCGGTCTGCTTGCCACTGGTGCTCTCGTACTGGAAGTTGACGTCTCTCGACGTGCTGCTGTTGTTGATCAGCGTGATCGACAGGCTCGCCGTCTCGCCCGAGTCGTCGGTGAAGACGATGGCGTTACGGATGTCGAGGCTGCCGACTTCGCTGCTGACACCCGCCTCAGTCGTCGTGATCGACGTCGTGTCCTGCGGGGTGATGAAGTTGCAGCCTGCGGTGAGGACCATCACGGCTCCGGCCAGAACGACGGTTGCCGCGATACGTGCTCTCACAGGTTCCTCCAGAGTGATTCGAATGCGCTCTCAGCCTAGCCCAGACTCCATGTGCCAGACGTCCCACCCCTCGCCTCCGAGCGACCCCGTGGTAGTCTGGTGGCCCTGGAACGGAGCCCGCACATGCACTTCGAGGTCGGCGAGACCGTCGTCTATCCGCATCACGGTGCGGCCGAGATCACGGCGGTCAAGACGCGTGTCGTCAAAGGCACCGAAAAGCTGTATCTCACGCTCAAGGTGACTCAGGGCGACCTCGTCATCGAGGTCCCCGCCGAGAACGTCGACCTCGTCGGGGTGCGTGACGTCATCGGCCACGAGGCCGTCGAGAAGGTCTTCGAGGTGCTGCGCGCCCCCTTCGCCGAAGAGCCCAGCAACTGGTCGCGCCGCTACAAGGCCAACCTCGAGAAGGTCGCCTCGGGCGACGTCATCAAGGTCTCCGAGGTCGTGCGCGACCTCTGGCGCCGCGACAACGACAAGGGCCTCTCGGCGGGCGAGAAGCGCATGCTCGCGGGCGCCCGCCAGATCCTCGTCTCCGAGCTGGCCCTCGCCGAGCACACCGACGAAGAGCACGCCCAGAGCGTGCTCGACGAGGTCCTCGCATCGTAGGCGGTGCTGCCGCCTCTCCCACCCGTGCGGTCGTGGTCGTGGCGGCCGGCAGCGGTTCGCGCCTGGCGCAGGGGCGGCCGAAGGCGTTCGTCGAGGTCGCGGGCCGAAGCATCCTCGAGTGGTCTCTCCGTGGCATCCTGCGCTCGCCCGAGCCCTACCAGATCGTCGTCGTCGCGCCCGAGGCCCTGCTCGGCGAGGCGCGGGCGCTCTCGTCGACGGCCGCGGGCCACGCCGCCCGGCACGTGACGGTGGTCGCAGGAGGCGAGACGCGTCAGCAGTCGGTCGCCCGCGGCCTCGAGGCGCTCGCCCCCGACATCACGACCGTGCTGGTGCACGACACCGCTCGCTGCTTCACCCCCGCCGCCCAGTTCGAGCTCGTCGCAGCGGCGGTCGAGACCCTCGGGCACGGCATCGTGCCCGGGCTGCCCGTCAGCGACACGATCAAGCGCGTCGACGAGCACGGTGCCGTGCTCGACACGGTCGACCGCTCCGAGCTGGTCGCGATGCAGACGCCCCAGGGCTTCCCGAGGGCCGAGCTCGACGCGGCCTACGCCTCGGCCGAGGTCGACCACACCGACGACGCCGCGCTGTTCGCCGCAGCCGGTCGCCGCGTGACGGTGGTCGCCGGCTCGCACGAGGCGTTCAAGATCACGACGCCGTGGGATCTCCAGCGGGCCGAGCTGCTGGCGGGGGAGGGAGCCGCTACTGGCGCTCCGCCGGCTCTGCCGCGGGTCGGGCTGGGCATCGACGTGCACGCGTTCGCTCCCGCCGACGAAGCCGCACCGCCGTTGCGCCTCGGCACGCTCGACTTCCCCGGTGAGCCGGGTCTCGTCGGCCACAGCGATGGCGACGCCGTCGCCCACGCGATCGTCGACGCCCTCCTGTCCGCGGCGGGCGAAGGCGACATCGGCTCGCGCTTCGGCACGTCCGACCCACAGCACGCGGGGGCCTCGGGCGTCGTCTTCCTCGAAGGGGCGCGCAGGATCCTCGACGGTGCGGGGGCCGTGATCGGCTCGGTGGTCGTGCAGGTCGTCGGCAACCGCCCGCGTGTGGCGAAGCGTCGGGTCGAGATGCAGCGCGAGCTGTCCCGCATCCTGAACGCCCCCGTCTCGGTGTCGGCGACGACGACCGACGGCCTCGGCTTCACCGGCCGCACGGAGGGCCTCGCCGTCTTCGCGACCGCCGTCGTCACCCTGCCGGCAGGCCCGCCGTCTTCACACGACGGGGCCGCCAAGTAGCCTTAGGCGGTGACCATTCGCCTCTACGACTCCCGCGCGCAGTCGCTCGTGGACTTCGCACCTCTCGTCGCAGGCCGCGTGGGGCTCTACGTCTGCGGCCCCACCGTCCAATCGTCTCCGCACATCGGCCACCTCCGCTCGGCGCTCGTCTACGACCTGTGGCGGCGCTGGTTCACCTACCGCGGCCTCGACGTCACCCTGGTTCGCAACGTCACCGACATCGACGACAAGATCCTGAACCTCGCCAGCGAGACGACGGAGGAGTGGTGGGCGAGGGCCTACCGCTACGAGCTGGAGTTCACGGCCGGGTATCACGCTCTCGGCATCCTGCCGCCCACCTACGAGCCCCGTGCCACGGCGAGCGTCACCGAGATGCAGGAGATCATCGGTCGCCTGATCGACAACGGCCACGCGTATGCCGCCCCCGATGTTTCCGGCGACGTCTACTTCGACACGCAGTCGTGGCCTGACTACGGCGAGCTCACGCACCAGAAGCTCGACGACATGGCCTCGGCGACCGACGCCGACCCGCGCGGCAAGCGCGACCCGCGCGACTTCGCCCTCTGGAAGGGGACGAAGGAGGGTGAGCCGTCGTCGGCGAGCTGGGCCTCGCCCTGGGGCGCCGGCCGACCGGGGTGGCACATCGAGTGCTCGGCCATGTCGCGCCGCTACCTGGGCTCGGCGTTCGACATCCACGGCGGAGGCCTCGACCTGCGTTTTCCGCACCACGAGAACGAGCTGGCGCAGTCGACCGCAGCGGGCGACGCCTTCGCGACGCACTGGGTGCACAACGGGCTGGTCAACATCGACGGGCAGAAGATGTCGAAGTCGCTCGGCAACTCGATCTTCGCCTCCGAGTTCTTGGCCCTCGCGCGCCCCGTGGTGATCCGCTACTACCTCGGCGCCGCGCACTACCGCTCGACCGTCGACTACCACGACGGCTCGCTCGACGAGGCCGAAGCCGCGCTCGACCGGATCGAGACCTTCCTCGAGCGCGCTCAGCGCCGTCTCTCCGACACCCGATTCGCCGGCGTCGGCGCCCGCGATGTGCCGACCGCCTTCGCCGAGGCCATGGACGACGATCTCAACGTGCCGCAGGCGCTCGCCGTGCTGCACGACACCGTGCGCCGCGGCAACGCCGGCCTCGACGACGACGACCTCGACACGGCGGCTCGCGAATGGCAGCACACGCTCGCCATGGTGGCCGTGCTCGGCATCGACCCCGCGTCGCCCGAGTGGCGCGGCAGCGACGACTCGTCGGCGCACACCGCCCTCGCCACCCTCGTCGAGAAGCTGATCGAGGCACGCCAGAGCGCCCGCGAGGCCAAGGATTTCACGAACGCCGACCGCATTCGAGCCGACCTGGCCGCTGCGGGCATCACCATCGAAGACAGCTCGACCGGATCGCATTGGAGCCTGGAACAGTGAAGAACACCTCAGGAGCACGAAAGGGTCGCCCCGGCGCCGTCCGCCAGGGCAGCAAAGGCAAGCAGGTCGGGTCGGGCGGCCAGGGTCGTCAGGCCCTCGAGGGCAAGAAGCCCACGCCGAAAGCCGTCGATCGGCCCTATCACCCCGCCGGCAAGCGCAAGGCCGCCCAAGAGCGCCTCGAGACGGCCCGTGGCCGAGCCGGGTCGAGTGCCGAGCGCCCGATCCGCACGGCCCGCACGGCAACCGACCGCTCGGCACCTCCGCGCGGCAAGAAGCAGGCCGACGACAGCGAGATCGTGACCGGCCGCAACTCTGTGCTGGAGGCCCTCCGTGCCCGGATCCCGGCGACGGCCCTCTACCTGGCGACCCGCCTCGAGATGGACGACCGCGTCAAAGAGGTGCTGACGCTGGCGACCCGCCGTGGCATCCCGGTGCTCGAGGTCATGCGCCCCGAGCTCGATCGGCTCACCGGCCCCGACTCGGTGCACCAGGGGCTCGCCCTCAAGGTGCCGCCGTACGAGTACGCCCACCCGACCGATCTGCTCGACCAGGCCGAGCGCCGCGGGCAGAAGCCGCTCTTCGTCGCCCTCGACGGCATCACCGACCCGCGCAACCTCGGTGCGATCATCCGCTCGGTCGCCGCGTTCGGCGGCCAGGGCGTCATCGTGCCGCAGCGCCGCTCGGTCGGCATCACCGCGTCGGCGTGGAAGACGTCGGCCGGTGCCGCCGCGCGCGTCCCCGTCGCCATGGCCGGCAACCTCACGCAGACGCTCAAGGCGTTCAAAGAGCGCGGCGTGTTCGTGCTCGGCCTCGACGGCGGCGGCGATGTGCAGCTCCCAGGCCTCGAGCTGGCCGACCAGCCGCTCGTGATCGTGGTCGGCAGCGAGGGCAAAGGCCTGTCGAGGATCGTGACGGAGACGTGCGACGCAATCGTCTCGGTTCCGATCACGGCGGCTGCCGAGAGCCTGAACGCGGGCATCGCGGCGAGCGTCACCCTCTACGAGATCTCGAAGCTGCGCGCCGAGCGCCGCGCCGCCAAGAAGTAGCCTCTGCCCTTACCTTTTCGGCTCGGCCTCCCCGTCTGAACGGGGCGGCCGAGCCGAAAAGGTAAGGGCGAGGCGCGGTCAGACCTTCGAGCGCCAGTCCTCGGCGTCCATCTCCTGCTCGGCCTGAATGGCGACGGGCAGGGTGATCGAGCCCGTCTCGGGCGCGATCACCATGCTCTCGTCGCGGCGGTGGCGCAGCACGTCGTTGACGTACGACGTCAGGGCCTCGGCGATCGGCACGTCGCGGCCTTCGGCCTGCGACTGGTACCAGCGGTGCTCGAGCAGCTGGTGGAAGATCTCGGCCGGTTCGAGGCGACCGCGGAGGTCGCGGGGGATCGCCCGCACCACCGGCTCGAACACGCGGGCGGCCCACTCGTGGGCGACTCGCTCTTCGTCGAGATCCTGCTTTTCGGGCCGCATCGCGTAGGCGTCGAGATCGTTGAGGAGGCGCCGGGCCTGGTTCTCCTGCGCGTCGAGGCCGGTGAGGCGCAGGAGGCGTCGCGAGTGGTGCCCGGCGTCGACGACCTTGGGCTGGATCCTGACCTGGCTGCCGCCCTCGGTCGTCTTGATGGCGAGCTCTTCGATGTCGAAGCCGAGGTCGTTGAGGCGCTCGACGCGGTCGTTGATGCGCCAGCGCTCCTTGTCGGAGAAGGTCTCGGTGCCCGTGAGCTCCTTCCAGAGGCTGCGGTACTTCGCGACGATTCCGGCCGAGATGTCGACGGGGTCCATCTCCTCGTCGAGGCGACCGCCGGCCTCCAGGTCGAGCAGCTCGCCGGCGATGTTGACGCGGGCGACCTCGAGGTCGTTCTCGCGCTGCCCGTTCGACAGGCCGCCGGGGTAGAGCTTGCCGGTCTCGGCGTCGACGAGGTAGGCCGCGAACGCGCCGGCATCGCGACGGAAGAGGGTGTTCGAGAGAGACACGTCACCCCAGTAGAACCCGATGATGTGCAGCCGCACGAGCAGCAGGGCGAGGGCGTCGACGAGCCGGGTCGCGGTGTCGGGCCGTAGCGTCTGAGAGTACAGCGCGCGGTAGGGCAGCGAGAACTTCAGGTGACGGGTGACCAGCACCGGGTTCAGCTCGTTGCCGTCGTCGTCGCGACGGTTCGTGATCACGGCGAGCGGGTCGACGCACGGGATGTCCATGCGCTGGAGCGTCCGCAGCATCTCGTACTCGCTTCGGGCCATCTCGCCGGAGGTCTCTTTGATCGCGATGACGTAGCCGCTGAGGTACGCGAACCGCACGAGGTGCCGCGAGATGCCCTTCGGCAGCGTCGCGATCGAGTCTTCGGGCCACACGTCGAGCGGCAGATTCCACGGCAGGTCGAGCAGGGCCGGGTCGGCGGTGGCCGAGGTGATGTTGAGCGAGGTCACGGTGTTCCGTTCGAAGAGGGTCGCAGGATCCGGCGGCGTGTCAGACGACGACGGCCCGCCTCGGTCGCCCGGCCGAAGCGCGGGGACGAAGACGGGCCGTCGTCAGGGAGCGTATTACGCGCTGACCACTGCCTTGTCGCCGAGGCGGAGACCCGACTCGGTGTTGAAGACGTGGATGCGGTGGGCGATCGGCGTGATGTAGACCGTGTCGCCGGCCGACGCGTGCGCGCGGCCATCGACGCGAGCGACGATGTCGGCGCGCTGGCCGTCGACATCGGCGTGACCGTAGAGGTAGCCGTCGGCGCCGAGCTCTTCGACGACGTCGACCGCGACCTTGAGACCCTCGCCCGAGGTCGAGACGACGACGTCTTCGGGGCGGATGCCGACGGTGACGCTCTTCTGCGTGGCCTGCGAGGTGATGTCGCGCTCGACCGCGGCGACCGAGGTGCCGAACTGGATGCCGCCGTCGACGATGTCTGCAGGCAGGAGGTTCATGGCGGGCGAGCCGATGAAGCCGGCGACGAACACGTTGTCGGGCTTCTCGTAGAGGTCGCGCGGGGTGCCGACCTGCTGCAGGACGCCGTCCTTCAGCACGGCGATGCGGTCACCCATGGTGAGGGCCTCGGTCTGGTCGTGCGTGACGTAGACCGTGGTGACGCCGAGGCGGCGCTGGAGCGACGCGATCTGGGTGCGGGTCTGGACGCGCAGCTTCGCGTCGAGGTTCGACAGCGGCTCGTCCATGAGGAAGACCTGGGGCTGACGGACGATGGCGCGACCCATGGCGACGCGCTGACGCTGACCACCCGAGAGTGCCTTCGGCTTGCGGCTGAGGTAGGGCTCGAGGTCGAGCAGCTTGGCGGCTTCGAGCACGCGGGTGGCGCGCTCGTCCTTGTTCACGCCGGCGATCTTCAGGGCGAAGCCCATGTTCTCGGCGACGGTCATGTGCGGGTAGAGCGCGTAGTTCTGGAAGACCATGGCGATGTCACGGTCTTTCGGGGGCACATCGGTGACGTTTCGGTCGCCGATGAGGATGTCGCCCGAGTTGACCTCTTCGAGGCCGGCGAGCATTCGGAGAGTGGTCGACTTTCCGCAACCGGACGGGCCGACGAGCACGAGGAACTCGCCGTCGGCGACCTGCAGGTCGATCCCGTCGACTGCGGGGCGGGTGGAACCCGGGTAGAGACGGGTTGCCTTGTCGAACGTCACTGACGCCATGATGTTTCTCCTTCACCGGCAGGTACGTGCCGGACGATCCGTTGTGAATGGATGGCTCTGGGGCCTCGGCGGTCAACGGTGACCGCCTCGCTATTTATAGCACCACATGTACCCTTGGGGGCAATGAGCGACGACGACGAGCAGGGCGACCGGGGGCACCGCCGCCAGGCCGCGCGCGAGAAGGCGCAGCTCGCCCGACGTCGCCAGAAGCGCCGTGCTCGGGGCGGCCGGTGGGCCATCCAGGGCGGCGTCGCGATCCTGGTGATCGCTGCCGTCATCGCTGTCGTCGTGGTCGTGCGCTCGGGCGGCGGAGCGAGCGGGGCGACCCCGCGCAACATGGCCGGCGACGGCATCACGATCGGCAAAGGCCTCGTCGCCGAGCGCACGGGCGCCGCGTCGTCGACGACTCCGAGCGCCAGCAGCACTGCCCCCGCAGCGACACCGTCGCCATCGACGTCTACGCCGACTACCTCTGCCCGATCTGCGGGTCGTTCGAGAAGACCGACACTGCGTACATCCGGGGCCTCGTGAAGTCGGGAGCGGCCACCGTGACGTATCACCCCTTGGCGATCCTGACGTCTCAGTCGCTCGGCACGAAATACTCGGTGCGATCGGCGAACGCGGCCGCGTGCGTCGCCACCTACTCGCCCGACGCCTTCTTCGACTTCAACGCGGCGATGTTCGCGAAGCAGCCCGCCGAGAACACCTCGGGGCTCAGCAACGCCCAACTGGTCTCGCTCGTGAACGGCGTCGACGGCATCACCTCGACCTCTCGGATCGACAAGTGCATCAGCGACGAGACGTACGCCTCGTGGGTCGCTGACGCCACCCAGCGCGCGCTGAGCGGGCCGATCCCCGGG
This window encodes:
- the phoU gene encoding phosphate signaling complex protein PhoU, with protein sequence MREVFQLELQEVQERLVEIATLVAASIENATKAFHDSDVNLAELVIANDDRIDARAVALDELAIDILARQNPVARDLRIVVSALRISASLERMGDFAEHIAQLARYRFPEKVVPKSLRPTFTEMGQLDVQIAQKLITLLTTEDIALAEEIRNDDDRIDELHLSVFDKVLGETWKGAPADTVDATLASRYHERFADHAVSIAKKVAYLATGDWVGADL
- a CDS encoding cell wall metabolism sensor histidine kinase WalK, which translates into the protein MHNPWLVPLSLAFGIVVGAGLVLLVVLAVDRGRRARALSDVSLPDGVGAVLETLDSAGFVVDPSNNVQKASAMALANGLVLGQHVVHPEMVDLIERARDAEHPVEEQLLLARSLRQETDLRMRVRASRLGNRYVIVLAEDHTESHRLEEVRRDFVANISHELKTPIGAVGLLAEALESAADDPDQVRYFAGSLTRESLRLGRLTQDIIELSRLQSADPLDGPELVDVRHVIRSAVERNRVEAEARGIEIVTRGGKHAAVVGDQDMLSVAVHNLVANAVQYSPDGSRIGIGATVTDKGVVEIAVTDQGDGIAESDRERIFERFYRVDPARSRRTGGTGLGLAIVKHIVQNHGGDIRLWSQLGSGSTFTIRLPEASQATVPVRGEAQP
- a CDS encoding response regulator transcription factor: MTRILIVEDEESLSEPLAFILEREGYQVAVADDGPKALSSFDRDGADLVLLDLMLPGLPGTEVCRELRSRSQVPIVMLTAKDSEVDIVVGLELGADDYVTKPYSTRELLARIRAVLRRRVDLEELSDAILTAGEISMDVERHVVTVRGRDIAMPLKEFELLELLMRNAGRVLTRGQLIDRVWGSDYFGDTKTLDVHIKRIRSKIEAVPSEPVALVTVRGLGYRIEA
- a CDS encoding CarD family transcriptional regulator translates to MHFEVGETVVYPHHGAAEITAVKTRVVKGTEKLYLTLKVTQGDLVIEVPAENVDLVGVRDVIGHEAVEKVFEVLRAPFAEEPSNWSRRYKANLEKVASGDVIKVSEVVRDLWRRDNDKGLSAGEKRMLAGARQILVSELALAEHTDEEHAQSVLDEVLAS
- the ispD gene encoding 2-C-methyl-D-erythritol 4-phosphate cytidylyltransferase → MVVAAGSGSRLAQGRPKAFVEVAGRSILEWSLRGILRSPEPYQIVVVAPEALLGEARALSSTAAGHAARHVTVVAGGETRQQSVARGLEALAPDITTVLVHDTARCFTPAAQFELVAAAVETLGHGIVPGLPVSDTIKRVDEHGAVLDTVDRSELVAMQTPQGFPRAELDAAYASAEVDHTDDAALFAAAGRRVTVVAGSHEAFKITTPWDLQRAELLAGEGAATGAPPALPRVGLGIDVHAFAPADEAAPPLRLGTLDFPGEPGLVGHSDGDAVAHAIVDALLSAAGEGDIGSRFGTSDPQHAGASGVVFLEGARRILDGAGAVIGSVVVQVVGNRPRVAKRRVEMQRELSRILNAPVSVSATTTDGLGFTGRTEGLAVFATAVVTLPAGPPSSHDGAAK
- the cysS gene encoding cysteine--tRNA ligase; translated protein: MTIRLYDSRAQSLVDFAPLVAGRVGLYVCGPTVQSSPHIGHLRSALVYDLWRRWFTYRGLDVTLVRNVTDIDDKILNLASETTEEWWARAYRYELEFTAGYHALGILPPTYEPRATASVTEMQEIIGRLIDNGHAYAAPDVSGDVYFDTQSWPDYGELTHQKLDDMASATDADPRGKRDPRDFALWKGTKEGEPSSASWASPWGAGRPGWHIECSAMSRRYLGSAFDIHGGGLDLRFPHHENELAQSTAAGDAFATHWVHNGLVNIDGQKMSKSLGNSIFASEFLALARPVVIRYYLGAAHYRSTVDYHDGSLDEAEAALDRIETFLERAQRRLSDTRFAGVGARDVPTAFAEAMDDDLNVPQALAVLHDTVRRGNAGLDDDDLDTAAREWQHTLAMVAVLGIDPASPEWRGSDDSSAHTALATLVEKLIEARQSAREAKDFTNADRIRADLAAAGITIEDSSTGSHWSLEQ
- the rlmB gene encoding 23S rRNA (guanosine(2251)-2'-O)-methyltransferase RlmB codes for the protein MKNTSGARKGRPGAVRQGSKGKQVGSGGQGRQALEGKKPTPKAVDRPYHPAGKRKAAQERLETARGRAGSSAERPIRTARTATDRSAPPRGKKQADDSEIVTGRNSVLEALRARIPATALYLATRLEMDDRVKEVLTLATRRGIPVLEVMRPELDRLTGPDSVHQGLALKVPPYEYAHPTDLLDQAERRGQKPLFVALDGITDPRNLGAIIRSVAAFGGQGVIVPQRRSVGITASAWKTSAGAAARVPVAMAGNLTQTLKAFKERGVFVLGLDGGGDVQLPGLELADQPLVIVVGSEGKGLSRIVTETCDAIVSVPITAAAESLNAGIAASVTLYEISKLRAERRAAKK
- a CDS encoding DUF4032 domain-containing protein, with product MTSLNITSATADPALLDLPWNLPLDVWPEDSIATLPKGISRHLVRFAYLSGYVIAIKETSGEMARSEYEMLRTLQRMDIPCVDPLAVITNRRDDDGNELNPVLVTRHLKFSLPYRALYSQTLRPDTATRLVDALALLLVRLHIIGFYWGDVSLSNTLFRRDAGAFAAYLVDAETGKLYPGGLSNGQRENDLEVARVNIAGELLDLEAGGRLDEEMDPVDISAGIVAKYRSLWKELTGTETFSDKERWRINDRVERLNDLGFDIEELAIKTTEGGSQVRIQPKVVDAGHHSRRLLRLTGLDAQENQARRLLNDLDAYAMRPEKQDLDEERVAHEWAARVFEPVVRAIPRDLRGRLEPAEIFHQLLEHRWYQSQAEGRDVPIAEALTSYVNDVLRHRRDESMVIAPETGSITLPVAIQAEQEMDAEDWRSKV
- a CDS encoding ABC transporter ATP-binding protein; this encodes MASVTFDKATRLYPGSTRPAVDGIDLQVADGEFLVLVGPSGCGKSTTLRMLAGLEEVNSGDILIGDRNVTDVPPKDRDIAMVFQNYALYPHMTVAENMGFALKIAGVNKDERATRVLEAAKLLDLEPYLSRKPKALSGGQRQRVAMGRAIVRQPQVFLMDEPLSNLDAKLRVQTRTQIASLQRRLGVTTVYVTHDQTEALTMGDRIAVLKDGVLQQVGTPRDLYEKPDNVFVAGFIGSPAMNLLPADIVDGGIQFGTSVAAVERDITSQATQKSVTVGIRPEDVVVSTSGEGLKVAVDVVEELGADGYLYGHADVDGQRADIVARVDGRAHASAGDTVYITPIAHRIHVFNTESGLRLGDKAVVSA
- a CDS encoding thioredoxin domain-containing protein, producing MCGSFEKTDTAYIRGLVKSGAATVTYHPLAILTSQSLGTKYSVRSANAAACVATYSPDAFFDFNAAMFAKQPAENTSGLSNAQLVSLVNGVDGITSTSRIDKCISDETYASWVADATQRALSGPIPGARISKIASTPTVLANGQQYKYSTPFTVEEFSNFVVTAAGNSYSADPTATATPTPTATGGSAETATAKPTATPTPTASGSPVPGVKKIGTPATR